A window of Sutcliffiella cohnii contains these coding sequences:
- a CDS encoding SpoIID/LytB domain-containing protein, whose amino-acid sequence MRHYFWLLFTMILLLPTNVFADEMITIRLVNYVEDTNELTVKVKGEYTTFDSSFSLEEGKNYTFKVKERMLVIESEGTSYQIEGSVAFIPKKYDTEHIMVIDDRPYLGAMEFIIEKGHFIRPVNQLLLEDYLKGVVPFEVYPTWELETLKAQTLAARTYAITNLHRNMDDTISYQVYGGYTWEEKTSRAVEGTAGEVITYNNRPIDAFYSASNGGLTERNDHVWGGEKLSYFPIKEDPYDPINPWEFRLHQTQIQLENINWDHPNVWDELKELDEPITDSIKRSLHKKGYVGDIKVVAIPKFNVELHSPVTDRAEEGTISIEFLHRLVDGTILYEVVDLEKGNINRIRPMIGGNTFKSYLIDSFELKEGVYYLKGRGFGHGVGMSQWGAEIMGESGKSYKDIIDFYYPGTEIKKFSELR is encoded by the coding sequence ATGAGACATTATTTCTGGTTACTTTTCACGATGATTTTATTATTGCCAACAAATGTTTTTGCCGATGAAATGATTACAATTCGATTAGTAAATTATGTAGAAGATACAAACGAATTAACAGTAAAAGTGAAGGGAGAGTATACTACTTTCGATTCATCTTTTTCACTAGAAGAAGGAAAGAACTACACCTTTAAAGTGAAAGAAAGGATGCTCGTAATCGAAAGTGAGGGAACTAGCTATCAAATCGAAGGTTCCGTTGCATTTATACCTAAAAAATACGATACTGAGCACATTATGGTTATCGATGACCGTCCATACTTGGGAGCAATGGAGTTTATCATTGAAAAAGGGCATTTCATTCGACCAGTTAATCAGCTGCTGCTAGAAGATTATTTAAAAGGTGTTGTTCCTTTTGAAGTGTATCCTACGTGGGAATTGGAAACGTTGAAAGCTCAGACTCTTGCGGCACGAACGTATGCCATTACAAATTTGCATAGAAATATGGATGATACTATTTCCTATCAAGTTTACGGAGGGTATACGTGGGAAGAAAAAACGTCAAGAGCAGTGGAAGGAACAGCGGGAGAAGTAATAACATATAACAATCGGCCGATAGATGCTTTTTATTCTGCTAGCAATGGTGGATTAACGGAAAGAAATGACCACGTATGGGGTGGCGAAAAACTATCCTATTTTCCAATCAAAGAAGACCCTTATGATCCAATTAATCCATGGGAATTTCGTTTACATCAAACACAAATCCAGCTAGAAAACATTAATTGGGATCATCCAAATGTTTGGGATGAATTAAAAGAATTAGACGAACCTATTACGGATTCTATAAAAAGATCCCTACATAAAAAAGGGTATGTAGGAGATATAAAAGTAGTAGCAATTCCTAAATTTAACGTTGAACTTCATTCCCCTGTAACTGATCGAGCAGAAGAAGGGACTATATCAATTGAATTTTTACACCGCCTTGTGGATGGTACTATTCTTTATGAAGTAGTCGATCTGGAAAAAGGTAATATAAATCGAATTCGACCGATGATTGGTGGTAATACGTTTAAAAGTTATTTAATTGACTCGTTTGAGCTTAAAGAAGGCGTTTATTATTTGAAAGGTAGGGGCTTTGGACACGGTGTTGGAATGAGTCAATGGGGCGCAGAAATAATGGGAGAAAGCGGAAAGTCATATAAGGATATCATTGACTTTTATTATCCAGGTACAGAGATAAAAAAGTTTTCTGAACTAAGATGA